One window of the bacterium genome contains the following:
- a CDS encoding NapC/NirT family cytochrome c, protein MSDHHETPKKSRATKLPASYYNAISLLGAGLAALSLALILFLFALEHFGGSQSPYMGIIAFVILPGFLIIGLALGAIGVLRQQRRRRLGLSNTERLPRIDFNDPSHVRGTFLVGGGFLIFMALSAFGSYQAYEFTESDKFCGTTCHTVMKPEYTAFNASPHQRVGCVKCHIGSGTEWYVRSKLSGAYQVYSVLFNKYSRPIETPIKNLRPSRDTCEQCHWPEHFSGDKLKSYDYYGREEGNTHWSLKLAMKIGSGGAGGAEAHGIHWHTANQVTYVATDAKRLDIPWVKFTGKDGTEKIYRSSASDLTDEQAAALEQRAMDCIDCHNRPTHHYNPPSRVVNRDIANGLIASDLPGVKNLLVDLMQAEYQTEDEALTAIADGVHTFYTEEHPEVVEARAGDIEMAITRAQLLFKTNIFPEMRVNWREFPDHIGHLTTPGCFRCHDGLHQTDDGEVLPRDCDLCHTILSQTRKSGEEFTSLASVEYVHPEDIGDEWKTTNCNECHGE, encoded by the coding sequence GTGTCGGACCATCACGAGACGCCGAAGAAGTCCCGCGCCACCAAGCTGCCGGCGTCGTACTACAACGCCATCTCGCTGCTCGGGGCGGGACTGGCGGCGCTGAGCCTCGCGTTGATCCTGTTCCTGTTCGCGCTGGAACACTTCGGCGGTTCGCAGAGCCCATACATGGGCATCATCGCGTTCGTGATCCTGCCGGGCTTCCTGATCATCGGCCTGGCGCTGGGTGCCATCGGCGTCCTGCGGCAACAGCGGCGACGCCGGCTGGGATTGTCGAATACCGAGCGCCTGCCCCGCATCGATTTCAACGACCCCAGCCACGTGCGCGGCACTTTCCTGGTGGGCGGCGGTTTCCTGATCTTCATGGCCTTGTCGGCCTTCGGCAGCTACCAGGCGTACGAGTTCACCGAGAGCGACAAATTCTGCGGCACCACCTGCCACACCGTGATGAAGCCCGAGTACACGGCCTTCAACGCCTCGCCGCACCAGCGCGTGGGCTGCGTGAAGTGCCACATCGGCTCGGGCACCGAGTGGTACGTCCGTTCGAAGCTGTCGGGCGCCTACCAGGTGTACTCGGTGCTCTTCAACAAGTACTCGCGGCCCATCGAGACACCGATCAAGAACCTGCGTCCGTCGCGGGACACCTGCGAGCAGTGCCACTGGCCGGAGCACTTCTCCGGCGACAAGCTGAAGTCCTACGACTACTACGGGCGCGAAGAGGGCAACACGCACTGGAGCCTGAAGCTGGCGATGAAGATCGGCAGCGGCGGCGCCGGCGGCGCCGAGGCGCACGGCATCCACTGGCACACGGCCAACCAGGTCACCTACGTGGCCACCGACGCCAAGCGGCTGGACATCCCGTGGGTGAAGTTCACCGGCAAGGACGGCACCGAGAAGATCTACCGCAGCTCCGCCTCCGACCTGACCGACGAGCAGGCCGCCGCCCTGGAGCAGCGGGCGATGGACTGCATCGACTGCCACAACCGGCCCACGCACCACTACAACCCGCCCTCGCGCGTGGTCAACCGCGACATCGCGAACGGGCTCATCGCCTCGGACCTGCCGGGCGTCAAGAACCTGCTCGTGGACCTGATGCAGGCCGAGTACCAGACCGAGGACGAGGCTCTTACCGCCATCGCCGACGGCGTGCATACGTTCTACACCGAGGAGCATCCCGAGGTGGTGGAGGCGCGGGCCGGCGACATCGAGATGGCCATCACCCGCGCCCAGTTGCTGTTCAAGACGAACATCTTCCCCGAGATGCGCGTGAACTGGCGCGAGTTCCCCGACCACATCGGCCACCTGACCACGCCCGGGTGCTTCCGCTGCCACGACGGCCTGCACCAGACCGACGACGGCGAGGTGCTGCCGCGCGACTGCGACCTGTGTCACACGATCCTCTCGCAGACCCGCAAGTCGGGCGAGGAGTTCACGTCGCTGGCCAGTGTCGAGTACGTGCACCCGGAAGACATCGGCGACGAATGGAAGACGACCAACTGCAACGAATGCCACGGCGAATAG
- a CDS encoding YeeE/YedE family protein: MTFPLFARLEPGQAAVLATALLLGAGFGFCLERAGFGSARKLVAVFYLYDMAVVKVMFTAIVTAMVGLTVLSAAGLLDLEWVYVEPTHLAAQALGGLVFGAGFIIGGYCPGTAVASLATGRRDGLAFTLGMLAGVMAYAELTPGLEAWIEAGSRGELTLPAVTGVGRGWWTLVFVAVLALVAWFLARVEKRFADRRPDR, translated from the coding sequence ATGACGTTCCCGCTCTTCGCCCGGCTCGAACCGGGCCAGGCCGCCGTGCTGGCTACGGCCCTGCTGCTGGGAGCGGGCTTCGGCTTCTGCCTGGAGCGCGCCGGCTTCGGCAGCGCCCGCAAGCTCGTCGCCGTTTTCTACCTGTACGACATGGCGGTGGTGAAGGTGATGTTCACCGCCATCGTCACCGCCATGGTGGGCCTGACCGTCCTGTCGGCGGCGGGACTGCTGGACCTGGAATGGGTCTATGTCGAGCCGACCCACCTGGCGGCCCAGGCCCTGGGCGGACTGGTGTTCGGCGCCGGGTTCATCATCGGCGGCTACTGCCCCGGCACGGCGGTCGCGTCGCTGGCCACCGGGCGCCGCGACGGCCTGGCCTTCACGTTGGGCATGCTGGCCGGTGTCATGGCCTACGCCGAGCTGACCCCGGGCCTCGAGGCGTGGATCGAGGCCGGCAGCCGCGGCGAGCTGACGCTGCCGGCCGTCACCGGAGTCGGCCGCGGCTGGTGGACGCTGGTTTTCGTGGCCGTGCTGGCGCTGGTCGCCTGGTTCCTGGCGCGCGTCGAGAAGCGCTTCGCGGACCGTCGACCAGACCGCTGA
- a CDS encoding YeeE/YedE family protein gives MTERHGTNGFSNGRPYWNPWLAGVLLGLVLLLSFIVAGRGLGATAAYSAVAAWLAGLADAARAADHPVHARFWNDGAPLLSWTLFLLAGAAIGAFISGLQGRRLACVTERGPAVSERTRLVLAFVGGILAAYGARLARGCTSGQALTGGAMLSVGGLVFMAAVFVAAYALAGPVRRQWR, from the coding sequence GTGACGGAACGCCACGGCACCAACGGCTTCAGCAACGGCAGGCCGTACTGGAATCCCTGGCTCGCCGGCGTCCTGCTCGGCCTGGTTCTCCTGCTCTCTTTCATCGTCGCCGGCCGCGGCCTCGGCGCCACGGCGGCCTACTCGGCCGTGGCCGCCTGGCTGGCCGGCCTGGCCGATGCCGCGCGCGCCGCCGACCATCCTGTCCATGCCCGCTTCTGGAACGACGGCGCCCCGCTGCTGTCGTGGACGCTGTTCCTGCTGGCCGGCGCCGCGATCGGCGCCTTCATCTCGGGCCTGCAGGGGCGGCGCCTGGCCTGCGTGACCGAGCGCGGCCCCGCCGTTTCGGAACGCACCCGGCTGGTGCTGGCCTTCGTCGGCGGCATCCTGGCCGCGTACGGCGCCCGGCTGGCCCGCGGCTGCACCAGCGGCCAGGCCCTGACCGGCGGGGCGATGCTCAGCGTGGGCGGGCTCGTCTTCATGGCGGCGGTCTTCGTGGCCGCCTACGCCCTGGCCGGCCCCGTGCGGAGGCAGTGGCGATGA